One window of Atribacter laminatus genomic DNA carries:
- a CDS encoding DUF362 domain-containing protein, which produces MSKVALIGCPSYELYQVKTALMRGFSYFGGVKRIFQNKKRILLKPNLLIGDSIEKAITTHPSLLQGVAEILIENDFICGYGDSPGFGSSETVAKKAGIYDPLRNLKIEMVDFVEKKEVTFSRATQNRQFTVAKNLFNFDALLSLPKWKTHGLTRVTGAVKNQYGCIPGLLKSEFHFKLPDVLHFSRMLVDLNLLLKPDFYVMDAIIAMEGNGPRNGRPRLMGLIAFSQDPIAIDATFSRLIRLDPRKVITCLEGEKGELGYWQEDRIELVGDDFSHFYRADFDVQRESMVSYKKEGFLRSFRNLFLSKPIIDYSKCKACGVCIDICPAQPKALFWKEKHHVPQHNYKHCIRCYCCQELCPHNAIQIKVSSVGKILNR; this is translated from the coding sequence ATGAGTAAGGTTGCTCTAATTGGTTGTCCAAGCTACGAATTATACCAAGTAAAAACAGCCCTGATGAGGGGTTTTTCTTATTTTGGTGGAGTTAAAAGGATATTTCAAAATAAAAAAAGAATACTGTTGAAGCCAAATTTACTAATCGGGGATAGCATTGAAAAAGCAATCACCACTCATCCTTCCTTATTGCAGGGAGTTGCAGAGATTCTCATTGAAAATGATTTTATTTGTGGATATGGTGATTCACCAGGATTTGGTTCTAGCGAAACTGTTGCAAAAAAAGCCGGAATCTATGATCCATTAAGAAATCTTAAAATCGAAATGGTTGATTTTGTTGAAAAGAAAGAGGTAACCTTTTCAAGAGCAACGCAAAATCGGCAGTTTACTGTTGCCAAGAATTTATTTAATTTCGATGCCCTTTTAAGTCTTCCTAAGTGGAAAACTCATGGCTTAACCCGGGTTACCGGTGCGGTAAAAAATCAATATGGTTGTATTCCCGGTTTGCTCAAGAGTGAATTTCATTTTAAACTTCCTGATGTACTTCATTTTTCTCGAATGTTAGTTGATTTAAACTTACTATTAAAGCCTGATTTTTATGTGATGGATGCTATCATTGCTATGGAGGGAAATGGACCACGAAATGGACGGCCTCGATTAATGGGTTTGATCGCCTTTTCCCAGGACCCAATTGCTATCGATGCTACTTTTAGTCGCCTTATAAGACTGGATCCAAGAAAGGTAATCACTTGTCTTGAAGGAGAAAAGGGGGAGCTGGGATATTGGCAAGAAGACCGCATTGAATTAGTTGGAGATGATTTTTCTCATTTTTACAGGGCAGATTTTGATGTTCAAAGAGAATCGATGGTATCTTATAAAAAAGAAGGTTTTTTAAGGTCTTTTAGAAATCTCTTTTTATCGAAACCAATCATCGATTATTCAAAATGTAAAGCTTGTGGAGTTTGTATAGATATTTGTCCGGCTCAACCCAAAGCGTTATTTTGGAAAGAAAAACACCATGTTCCTCAACATAACTATAAACATTGCATCCGTTGCTATTGTTGCCAGGAATTATGTCCCCATAACGCCATACAAATTAAAGTATCTTCAGTCGGAAAAATATTAAATCGATAG
- a CDS encoding folate family ECF transporter S component gives MMKITSKELVIISLFIAIGVILTRFASLRIPVGGIEGIRIGIGPLAIILAGILFGPFYGSLTGVMVDVIGYILSPIGPYMPHFTLTSALYGLIPGIMSFQIISHSHEFKNLPKLLIWGTVSMTQILVGFILTPIFLHLIFDIPWKLLIIPRLISTPIQVLLFGFILQLLYKAPPFSSLFFSTHQSR, from the coding sequence ATGATGAAGATTACTTCCAAAGAACTGGTCATAATCAGTCTATTTATCGCGATTGGAGTCATCCTAACTCGTTTCGCCAGCCTCAGAATTCCTGTGGGAGGAATCGAGGGAATACGGATTGGTATTGGACCTTTAGCAATTATTTTGGCCGGAATTCTTTTTGGACCTTTTTATGGGTCACTCACTGGAGTAATGGTCGATGTAATTGGCTATATTTTAAGCCCCATAGGACCTTATATGCCCCACTTTACCCTAACGTCTGCTTTATACGGTCTTATCCCTGGAATAATGAGTTTCCAAATCATCTCTCATTCTCATGAATTTAAAAACCTCCCCAAGCTTCTGATCTGGGGAACTGTTTCAATGACACAAATTTTGGTAGGATTTATTCTCACTCCTATTTTTCTACATTTAATTTTTGACATTCCCTGGAAGCTCCTTATCATTCCGAGACTTATTAGTACTCCCATTCAGGTGCTCCTTTTTGGATTTATCCTTCAACTTCTATATAAAGCTCCTCCTTTTTCATCGTTATTTTTTTCTACTCATCAGTCACGGTAA
- a CDS encoding ferritin family protein, whose translation MSDLTVFELALHNKKDIYQFYLEKSNQLQNLLCKEIFKKIIDDESFHLQRIQEGYEQLRKGEIFSNGSREGLRRSSRECFDSIFSEIVQDKNQSSSPLLTEIEIIDQAMALETSIHRFFATSEKEIGDQKIKDFLSFLAGEEYRHFNLLFNTREYLNDCQETFPQYPQD comes from the coding sequence TTGTCTGATTTAACCGTTTTTGAGTTAGCACTCCACAACAAGAAAGACATTTATCAATTTTATCTTGAGAAATCAAACCAACTACAGAATTTGTTGTGTAAAGAAATTTTTAAAAAAATAATCGATGATGAATCTTTCCACTTGCAAAGGATTCAAGAAGGGTATGAGCAACTCAGAAAGGGAGAAATATTTTCCAATGGTTCCCGAGAAGGTTTAAGGAGATCTTCTCGGGAATGTTTTGATTCGATATTTTCTGAAATAGTTCAAGATAAAAACCAATCTTCATCGCCCTTGTTAACCGAAATAGAAATTATTGATCAGGCCATGGCATTGGAAACTAGCATTCATCGATTTTTTGCTACCAGTGAGAAAGAAATTGGTGATCAAAAAATTAAAGATTTTTTGTCTTTTTTAGCCGGTGAAGAGTACCGTCATTTTAATTTGCTTTTTAATACCAGGGAATATTTAAACGATTGCCAAGAAACATTTCCCCAGTATCCTCAGGATTGA
- a CDS encoding sigma-70 family RNA polymerase sigma factor translates to MLMEKTKDQQKILFQELLMPELGALFRTALRMTRNREDAEDLVQETTTKAFSAIDRFEEGTNFRAWIFKILTNTFINNYYRVRERNKLPSLDEMEEESAFQPAFEGISPEQALLNTLTKEDIQKAIDVIPIDFKSVVVLNLVEGFSYKETAEILDIPIGTVMSRLHRGRKILQKLLWEYSSSKNSTEKGTKEEWTAKKQ, encoded by the coding sequence ATGTTGATGGAAAAAACCAAAGATCAACAAAAAATTCTTTTTCAAGAGCTTTTAATGCCCGAATTAGGCGCCTTGTTTCGAACCGCCTTGAGAATGACCAGGAATCGTGAAGATGCCGAAGATTTAGTTCAAGAAACAACCACCAAAGCTTTTTCAGCAATCGATCGATTCGAAGAAGGAACAAACTTTCGAGCTTGGATTTTTAAAATTCTCACTAATACTTTTATCAATAACTATTATCGGGTTCGAGAGCGCAATAAACTTCCATCCTTAGATGAAATGGAAGAAGAATCGGCATTTCAACCAGCTTTTGAAGGAATAAGTCCTGAACAAGCATTGTTAAATACATTGACGAAAGAAGATATTCAGAAGGCGATCGATGTTATTCCCATAGATTTTAAATCAGTTGTTGTTCTAAATTTGGTTGAAGGGTTCTCTTACAAAGAAACTGCTGAAATTTTGGACATACCAATTGGTACCGTTATGTCCCGTTTGCATCGTGGAAGAAAAATTTTACAAAAACTTCTCTGGGAATATTCCTCGTCAAAAAATAGTACTGAAAAGGGGACAAAAGAAGAATGGACTGCAAAGAAGCAGTAG
- a CDS encoding anti-sigma factor family protein, whose product MDCKEAVEKLYLYLDGEILTPQERKDFEEHLRICRKCCEKFDFEKNLLNLIKSNCLDTPLPATLVNKVLTVINSF is encoded by the coding sequence ATGGACTGCAAAGAAGCAGTAGAGAAATTATATCTTTACCTTGATGGAGAGATTCTCACACCTCAAGAACGTAAAGATTTTGAAGAACATCTAAGGATCTGCCGAAAATGTTGTGAAAAGTTTGATTTTGAAAAAAACCTTCTAAATTTAATAAAATCAAATTGCCTTGATACACCCCTTCCGGCAACTTTAGTAAATAAAGTTCTTACTGTTATTAATAGTTTTTAA
- a CDS encoding serine O-acetyltransferase gives MEIEKKEKKIAIGDLAKTFVESYKKTDLITNIEKKQFPSRINVIRITEELREILFPGYIGRTSLNWLNVEYYVGGKLDRLFDELQLEISKAYGEEYSTKSLSQAECIQLSCDQTLTFFQKIPEIREMLEDDVQAAFDGDPAAKNTDEIVFSYPGVVAVSIYRMAHELLVQGVPLIPRMMTEYAHSITGIDIHPGAKIGRSFFIDHGTGVVIGETTIIGDQVKIYQGVTLGALSFPKDERGKIIRGTKRHPSIENNATVYAGATILGGETTIGEGSVVGGNVWLTHSIPSHTKVIIEEPRLKFFENKKE, from the coding sequence ATGGAGATTGAAAAAAAAGAAAAAAAGATTGCCATTGGTGATTTGGCAAAAACCTTTGTCGAAAGTTATAAAAAGACTGATTTGATTACCAATATAGAAAAAAAGCAATTCCCCTCACGAATCAATGTCATTCGTATAACTGAGGAATTACGTGAAATTCTTTTCCCGGGTTACATTGGTCGAACCAGTTTAAATTGGTTAAATGTTGAGTATTACGTTGGAGGAAAGTTAGATCGTCTTTTCGATGAATTACAATTAGAAATCTCAAAAGCTTACGGTGAAGAATATTCAACGAAATCCCTTTCTCAAGCCGAGTGCATTCAGCTTTCTTGTGATCAAACTCTTACTTTTTTTCAAAAAATCCCCGAGATTCGAGAAATGCTTGAGGATGATGTCCAAGCAGCTTTTGATGGTGACCCAGCGGCAAAAAATACTGATGAAATTGTATTTAGCTATCCAGGCGTAGTGGCTGTCTCTATTTATAGGATGGCTCATGAACTCCTGGTTCAAGGTGTACCTCTCATCCCCCGGATGATGACCGAATATGCTCATAGCATAACTGGCATTGATATCCATCCTGGTGCAAAAATCGGAAGAAGTTTTTTTATCGACCATGGCACTGGGGTAGTTATTGGTGAAACAACTATTATTGGAGATCAGGTTAAGATTTATCAAGGCGTTACTTTGGGAGCGCTCTCCTTCCCCAAAGATGAGCGGGGCAAAATTATCCGTGGTACAAAAAGACATCCAAGCATAGAAAACAATGCAACTGTCTATGCAGGAGCCACCATTCTCGGTGGCGAGACAACAATTGGAGAAGGAAGTGTAGTTGGTGGTAATGTTTGGCTTACTCATTCCATCCCCTCCCATACCAAAGTAATCATCGAGGAGCCTCGGCTAAAATTTTTTGAAAATAAAAAAGAATGA
- a CDS encoding YlbF family regulator, which yields MSSLLLNEDLKNVSRKFAEEIMQTTVFKKFQITRSAILGDEAASSIMNLLRDEQERLLEISCERDIEENDFAELNNLHEKANNNQLIRSYLEAEKSLFQLTQALNTEITSLIGFDFALSVMHRDDDNEEAAWE from the coding sequence ATGAGTTCGTTACTTTTAAACGAAGACTTAAAAAATGTTTCAAGAAAATTTGCCGAAGAAATAATGCAAACAACCGTTTTTAAAAAATTCCAGATCACCCGTTCAGCAATCCTTGGAGATGAAGCTGCCTCTTCAATTATGAATTTATTGAGGGATGAACAAGAACGGTTGCTGGAAATATCTTGTGAACGTGATATTGAAGAAAATGACTTTGCCGAGCTTAACAATTTGCATGAAAAAGCAAACAATAACCAACTCATTCGTTCCTATTTGGAGGCAGAAAAAAGTTTATTTCAACTTACCCAGGCTTTAAACACTGAAATAACTTCTCTCATAGGCTTTGATTTCGCTTTATCGGTAATGCATCGAGATGATGACAATGAGGAGGCGGCTTGGGAATAA
- a CDS encoding LacI family DNA-binding transcriptional regulator encodes MSTIYDIAKRAGVSPATVSRALNNQNIVKEETRKKIHKIAEEMNYSPNFLARSLVKKQTNTLALIISDITNPFFTTVARGVEDYASQRGFNTIFCNTDENVEKEKLYVNLMLQRRVDGIIIASCGSGNNLGDIKNRNLPLVLVDRTFSVNNGWDSVVGDSEEGAYLLTKHLIEVHHHKKIAVISGPPVLSTSQDRVRGYLRALREYHIQENSEWIISGEFKENFGYQMASKFLQYSGVKPTAVFAGNNFIAIGIIRAAREMGIEIPGDLALVTFDDLEMASYTCPFLTVAKQPAYTMGSMATEFLLQRISGEKIREKRIVVLQPEIIIRKSCGCIP; translated from the coding sequence TTGTCAACTATATACGATATAGCCAAAAGAGCGGGAGTTTCGCCGGCTACAGTTTCGCGGGCATTGAACAATCAAAATATAGTAAAAGAAGAAACCAGAAAAAAGATTCACAAAATTGCCGAAGAGATGAATTATTCACCCAATTTTTTAGCGAGAAGCCTGGTCAAAAAACAAACCAATACTTTAGCTCTCATCATCTCCGATATTACGAATCCTTTTTTTACTACTGTTGCAAGGGGAGTTGAGGACTATGCTTCTCAGAGGGGTTTTAATACAATTTTTTGTAATACTGATGAAAATGTTGAAAAAGAAAAGCTTTATGTCAATCTTATGCTCCAACGACGAGTAGATGGGATAATTATTGCCAGTTGTGGTTCGGGTAACAATTTGGGTGATATTAAAAACCGCAACCTCCCGTTGGTTCTTGTTGATCGCACTTTTTCTGTTAATAATGGCTGGGATAGTGTGGTTGGGGATAGTGAAGAAGGTGCTTATCTTTTAACCAAACATCTTATTGAAGTTCATCATCACAAGAAAATAGCCGTTATTTCAGGACCACCGGTTTTATCGACGAGCCAAGATCGGGTAAGAGGGTATCTTCGAGCTCTTCGAGAATATCATATTCAAGAAAATTCTGAGTGGATTATTTCTGGAGAATTTAAAGAGAATTTCGGATATCAGATGGCATCAAAGTTTTTACAATATTCTGGCGTAAAACCTACCGCTGTTTTTGCCGGCAATAATTTTATTGCTATTGGGATAATACGAGCGGCGCGAGAGATGGGTATTGAAATTCCTGGAGATTTAGCTTTAGTTACTTTTGATGACCTTGAGATGGCTTCATATACTTGTCCTTTTCTAACAGTAGCGAAACAGCCGGCTTATACTATGGGAAGCATGGCCACAGAATTTTTACTTCAAAGAATTTCTGGGGAAAAGATAAGAGAAAAAAGGATAGTTGTTTTACAACCAGAAATAATTATTCGAAAATCATGTGGTTGTATCCCATAA
- a CDS encoding uroporphyrinogen decarboxylase family protein, which translates to MFFPCVKKLCDFIHSHGIITVYHGCGKSLAIFEDLIEAGVDVYNPLEAKAGMDPVELKQKYGSRIAFYGGLDTRLLGEGNWEDIEKEVLYKLNAAKGGGYLPASDHSIAGNVNPRWYDRMINLLKQKGTYPIKL; encoded by the coding sequence ATATTTTTTCCCTGTGTCAAAAAATTATGCGATTTTATCCATTCTCATGGAATTATAACGGTATATCATGGTTGTGGAAAAAGTCTTGCTATTTTTGAAGATTTGATTGAAGCCGGGGTTGATGTTTATAATCCTTTGGAAGCAAAAGCGGGAATGGATCCAGTTGAGCTAAAACAAAAATATGGAAGTAGAATTGCCTTTTATGGTGGTTTGGATACACGGTTGCTTGGAGAAGGCAATTGGGAAGATATTGAGAAGGAGGTTCTTTATAAGTTAAATGCGGCTAAGGGTGGAGGATATTTGCCTGCCTCAGATCATTCAATAGCAGGAAACGTGAACCCCCGATGGTATGATCGAATGATTAACTTACTTAAACAAAAAGGGACTTATCCAATTAAATTATAA
- a CDS encoding L-fucose/L-arabinose isomerase family protein has translation MSKIGIITFSDGRPHVHQELLAMNLKFQENLVKKLQQEGHEVIVADEPPWTNQLAVAAGKKMQLTGVDCTIFNYAIWAWPHFTVLAAQFAPGPFLCLSNINPGYPGLVGMMASSGALDNIGIPYTRISGDLNQESTFKKVNCFIKAAACLKQIQGETFGCFGGRPMGMYTATSGTDSWMKTFGIDTEHIDQWEIVRRSEFLLSQNPKKIEQAFQWCEKNIGSIQYDGKQLTPEILKKQIASYYAVKELCQEMHLDFCGIKGQPELTNNFCTMDVAEAFMNDPYDFDGPKEPIVCSTEADMDAALTMEIFKKLAKTPVLFADVRHWHEDYQILDLCNSGEHATYFAGASFDFRDNLPRVSFLPEGFYFQAGGAAVHHLAHPGKVTMARLGRKNGNYWMAIMTGEFLQFDEKTNQEIMTRTQIEWPHAFCKLDTSIDRFIEKFPCNHIHGVYGHFVEELKLVCEFLGIHWEII, from the coding sequence ATGAGTAAAATTGGTATCATTACTTTTTCCGATGGTCGTCCTCATGTTCACCAGGAATTATTAGCAATGAATTTAAAATTCCAGGAGAATTTAGTAAAAAAACTTCAACAAGAAGGTCATGAAGTCATTGTTGCCGATGAGCCCCCCTGGACAAATCAGCTAGCAGTTGCGGCTGGAAAAAAAATGCAACTCACTGGCGTTGATTGTACAATTTTCAATTATGCTATTTGGGCTTGGCCTCATTTTACCGTTTTAGCAGCTCAGTTTGCACCGGGTCCTTTTCTCTGTCTTTCTAATATCAATCCTGGGTACCCTGGTCTAGTCGGTATGATGGCCAGTTCTGGTGCATTAGATAATATTGGAATTCCTTATACCCGGATTTCAGGTGATTTAAATCAGGAATCAACTTTTAAAAAAGTAAATTGTTTCATCAAGGCTGCCGCCTGTTTGAAGCAAATACAAGGTGAAACCTTTGGGTGTTTTGGAGGGCGGCCAATGGGAATGTACACCGCCACCTCAGGAACTGATTCTTGGATGAAGACATTTGGAATTGATACCGAACATATCGATCAGTGGGAAATAGTCCGGCGATCAGAATTCCTGCTTTCTCAAAATCCGAAAAAAATCGAACAGGCTTTTCAATGGTGTGAAAAAAACATCGGCTCGATTCAATACGATGGGAAACAATTGACTCCAGAAATCTTAAAAAAGCAAATTGCCTCCTACTATGCAGTAAAAGAATTATGTCAAGAAATGCATTTAGATTTCTGTGGAATAAAGGGACAACCCGAGCTTACCAATAATTTTTGTACTATGGATGTCGCCGAAGCTTTTATGAATGACCCCTACGATTTCGATGGACCTAAAGAACCTATCGTTTGCTCTACCGAAGCAGATATGGACGCAGCATTAACCATGGAGATTTTCAAAAAATTAGCAAAAACCCCGGTACTATTTGCTGATGTTCGCCATTGGCATGAAGATTATCAAATATTGGACTTGTGCAACTCTGGCGAACACGCCACTTACTTTGCCGGAGCCAGCTTCGATTTTCGAGACAACCTACCTCGAGTTTCTTTCCTTCCTGAAGGCTTCTATTTCCAAGCTGGCGGTGCCGCAGTTCATCATCTTGCCCATCCAGGAAAAGTCACCATGGCACGATTAGGAAGAAAAAATGGAAATTACTGGATGGCTATTATGACTGGGGAATTTCTCCAGTTTGATGAGAAAACCAACCAAGAAATCATGACACGCACTCAAATTGAATGGCCCCATGCATTTTGTAAACTTGATACGAGTATTGACCGATTTATTGAAAAGTTTCCCTGCAACCACATCCATGGAGTATATGGTCATTTTGTTGAAGAACTCAAATTGGTTTGTGAATTTCTTGGTATTCATTGGGAAATCATTTAA
- a CDS encoding LacI family DNA-binding transcriptional regulator, producing MPSMKDVAQIAGVSVSTVSRVINNSIPVDKRTRLRVEKAIRKLHYKPNLLAKGLRMRSGGIIGLVVPEIIHQTFVNFIHYVEEQIVDHGFDLILGNTNEDPEKEERFIDSLIRRNVDGIIFSRVSDQSRVFKILEKTNIPVVVVDRFLEKEHIPSIVLNNYKAGILAGSHLMSLDHKNIACITGPLNIALCRERLKGFKTILSENGILLPSGFIYEGDFKFESGIYAIKKFLSDGIKITSIWAQNDMMAIGALKELNKNHIRVPGDISLIGMDNISSSEMVTPSLTTIIQPFQEMCQKAVQVILNHIHKKEITLNRIVLEPSLIIRESTRPLKR from the coding sequence ATGCCATCAATGAAAGATGTCGCTCAAATCGCTGGTGTTTCGGTTTCAACCGTATCCAGAGTAATAAATAATAGTATTCCGGTAGATAAGAGAACCCGCTTAAGAGTGGAAAAGGCGATTCGGAAACTCCACTACAAACCAAACCTCCTTGCTAAAGGTCTTCGCATGAGAAGTGGAGGTATTATTGGTTTGGTTGTTCCTGAAATCATCCATCAAACTTTTGTCAATTTCATTCATTATGTAGAGGAACAAATTGTTGATCATGGATTTGATTTGATTTTAGGAAATACCAATGAAGATCCGGAAAAAGAAGAACGATTTATTGATAGCCTGATTCGAAGAAATGTCGATGGAATAATTTTTTCTCGAGTTTCTGATCAAAGCCGGGTTTTCAAAATTCTTGAGAAAACCAATATTCCAGTTGTGGTTGTTGATCGTTTTTTGGAAAAGGAACATATTCCCAGTATTGTTCTGAATAACTATAAAGCCGGAATTTTAGCCGGTTCGCATTTGATGAGCTTGGATCACAAAAATATAGCCTGTATAACTGGCCCATTAAATATCGCTCTTTGTCGAGAGCGATTAAAAGGCTTTAAAACCATTCTTTCTGAAAATGGAATTCTATTGCCCTCGGGTTTCATATATGAAGGAGACTTTAAATTTGAATCGGGGATTTACGCTATTAAAAAATTTTTAAGTGATGGTATTAAAATTACGTCAATTTGGGCCCAAAATGATATGATGGCAATTGGAGCCCTGAAAGAGCTCAACAAAAATCACATTCGTGTCCCCGGAGATATTTCCTTAATTGGGATGGACAATATTAGCTCTTCGGAAATGGTTACTCCATCGCTTACAACTATTATCCAACCATTTCAAGAAATGTGTCAAAAAGCAGTTCAAGTTATTTTAAATCATATTCACAAGAAAGAAATCACTCTCAATCGAATTGTTTTGGAACCGAGCTTAATAATCCGCGAATCAACCCGTCCTTTGAAAAGGTGA
- a CDS encoding substrate-binding domain-containing protein, whose translation MKRIGLLFIVAILAFSCMFGTLALAQEYTIGLSFPSLSFAWFAFLEQAVKDKASQLGVNVVSLEANDEVSKQISIIEDMIIKKVNGVLLVPIEVEAVVPGVEALNKAAIPVVTVDRRLKEGVPVEILAHVGADNYTGGKKAAEFIVAELSKKFGDPKGTVIELYGTPGAGPAIDRSSGFQDVMKQYPNITVKTQTANFRRDDGMQVMEDFIMSSPEIDAVFGANDEMILGALEALQASAKFNVQEVITIGFDALTDALKSIDDGILDATIEQFPGKQAATGFEILYNFVKEGKTPENAVVLIEPAVITKDNLDQAEKSF comes from the coding sequence ATGAAAAGAATTGGATTGTTGTTTATTGTGGCAATCTTGGCTTTTAGCTGTATGTTTGGAACTTTAGCTCTTGCTCAAGAATACACTATTGGGCTTTCATTCCCATCCCTTTCTTTTGCTTGGTTTGCTTTTCTCGAACAAGCTGTGAAAGACAAAGCCAGCCAATTGGGAGTGAATGTTGTATCATTGGAAGCAAATGATGAGGTATCAAAACAAATATCAATTATTGAAGATATGATTATTAAAAAAGTAAATGGAGTATTATTAGTTCCAATCGAAGTCGAAGCAGTCGTTCCTGGTGTTGAAGCACTCAATAAAGCTGCTATTCCTGTGGTGACTGTGGATCGCAGGTTGAAAGAGGGAGTTCCTGTAGAGATTTTAGCCCATGTCGGAGCAGACAATTATACCGGTGGGAAGAAAGCCGCCGAATTTATTGTTGCTGAACTGAGCAAAAAATTTGGTGATCCTAAGGGAACTGTAATTGAACTTTATGGTACACCAGGCGCTGGTCCGGCTATTGACCGTAGTTCTGGGTTCCAGGATGTTATGAAGCAATATCCAAATATAACTGTTAAGACACAGACTGCTAATTTCCGTCGAGATGATGGCATGCAGGTTATGGAAGATTTTATTATGAGCAGCCCGGAAATTGATGCTGTATTTGGAGCGAACGATGAAATGATTCTCGGTGCTCTTGAGGCTTTGCAAGCCAGTGCTAAATTCAATGTCCAAGAAGTGATTACGATTGGGTTTGACGCACTAACCGATGCATTAAAATCGATAGATGATGGTATACTAGATGCAACGATAGAACAATTTCCTGGGAAACAAGCAGCGACCGGTTTTGAAATTCTTTATAACTTTGTAAAAGAAGGTAAAACCCCAGAAAACGCGGTGGTTTTAATTGAGCCGGCTGTAATTACCAAGGATAATCTTGATCAAGCTGAAAAGAGTTTCTAG
- a CDS encoding ABC transporter permease codes for MDALTEDKNQGLVERFFIFWDKIGILLVFIVVCVVFGILNPVFFNPLNIINVIRQVSIIGVMAVGMTLVILLGLIDLSVGSIVAFAGIIAAGFQVKWGGNFFLSLIIPLLVAAGIGYFNGYVSTKGGIHPFIVTLGSMSIFRGATLLIAQGKPISGMSPAFRFIGAGMIGPIPFPVILFLGCVIVFGIILKRTVFGRYIYAIGGNQEAALLSGIMVDRVKILTYTILGTLSGLSALILTSRLNSGELVAGQGYELDVIASVVIGGTSMMGGEGGVYGTLIGALLIGVISNGLNLLGVQPYWQMMVKGTIIILAVLMDRMKRRFRTV; via the coding sequence ATGGACGCTCTGACTGAAGATAAAAATCAGGGATTAGTTGAACGTTTCTTTATTTTTTGGGATAAGATTGGGATCCTATTAGTTTTTATTGTGGTCTGTGTAGTCTTTGGAATTCTTAATCCAGTTTTTTTTAATCCCCTCAATATCATTAATGTCATTCGACAGGTCTCAATCATCGGGGTTATGGCAGTTGGCATGACATTAGTAATTTTATTAGGACTCATAGATCTTTCGGTAGGTTCCATTGTTGCTTTTGCCGGTATTATTGCTGCTGGATTTCAAGTAAAATGGGGTGGTAACTTTTTTCTTAGCTTAATTATTCCTTTACTCGTAGCAGCGGGTATCGGTTATTTTAATGGATATGTTTCCACCAAAGGTGGAATACATCCTTTTATTGTTACATTAGGATCGATGAGTATATTTCGTGGGGCGACATTACTCATAGCCCAGGGGAAACCAATTTCTGGAATGAGTCCTGCTTTCCGATTTATTGGTGCTGGAATGATCGGTCCTATTCCTTTCCCGGTCATTCTTTTTTTAGGGTGTGTCATCGTTTTTGGTATTATTCTTAAAAGAACGGTTTTTGGCCGTTACATATACGCTATCGGGGGGAACCAAGAGGCAGCTTTACTTTCAGGTATTATGGTTGATCGAGTAAAAATTCTTACCTATACAATTCTTGGCACTCTCTCAGGATTAAGTGCGCTTATCCTTACATCAAGGCTCAATTCTGGAGAGCTGGTAGCAGGGCAGGGTTATGAATTAGATGTAATCGCTTCAGTGGTTATCGGTGGAACCAGTATGATGGGTGGGGAAGGTGGAGTATATGGAACCTTAATCGGCGCATTGCTCATCGGGGTTATTTCTAACGGTTTAAACTTATTAGGAGTCCAACCCTATTGGCAAATGATGGTTAAGGGTACAATTATCATCCTTGCGGTTCTTATGGATAGGATGAAGCGTCGTTTCCGGACTGTTTAA